Below is a genomic region from Methanobacterium sp..
ATTAGAATGTAATTGAATGTTGGATAGAACTGAATTAGTCAGCATGTTTTTATAAAAGATTCAAAAATTTAAACTATTTTAAAAAATTTTTAAAGCAGGTGCAGCATGGCATATGGGGATAAGGATGCATGGGAAACAACCAGCCGTATTGAAACTCTTGTAGATGGGATTTTTGCAATCGCATTGACTTTACTGGTTTTAAACCTCAGTATTCCTCAGTTAACAAATTCTATGTCTAATATTGCTGTTGAAGACTATTTAATTGGTTTAATACCTGATTTATTTACATATGCTCTGAGTTTTGTCATCCTGGCTATTTTCTGGAGGATAAACCACCAGCAGTTTTACAGGATTAAACGTGCTAACAATGTACTGCTGTGGATAACTGTTATATGGCTCCTTTTTGTCGCGCTGGTGCCCTTTTCCACATCAC
It encodes:
- a CDS encoding TMEM175 family protein; translation: MAYGDKDAWETTSRIETLVDGIFAIALTLLVLNLSIPQLTNSMSNIAVEDYLIGLIPDLFTYALSFVILAIFWRINHQQFYRIKRANNVLLWITVIWLLFVALVPFSTSLMGSYGETQAANIFFNINLLLIGIFSGLIWYYATKKDFIEELSREKIIELNKLNLMLPIAALIAIGASFIIPAFSTFTYLAIPLIKRIIRA